Genomic segment of Peribacillus frigoritolerans:
TGAAAAAATATGTGCTGGTTTCATTTGTTATGACATCCGTTTCCCTGAATGGCAGCGAGCCCATACCGCTAAAGGCGCCGAAGTTCTATTCGTTACGGCTGAATGGCCAAAGCCGAGACTCGATCACTGGAGAGCCTTATTGATTAGCCGTGCCATCGAGAACCAAGCCTATGTTGTAGCCGTTAATCGCTCAGGCTCTGATGTCAATAATATATTTGCCGGTCATTCCTTGATAATTGATCCTTGGGGAAATATCATAAGTGAAGCCGGAGAAGGAAACGAACTCCTGACAGGCACCTTGGACTTCAATAGAGTTTCGGATGCACGTAACAAAATACCTGTATTCGAAGATCGCCGTCCTGATTTTTATTAATTTACCCATTGACAAACTATTTAAAAAGTTGATATTATTTTCCCGAAGATTAAAATTTCAGAAAACATTTACTCTTATCAAGAGCAGGCTGAGGGATAAAGGCCCTATGAAGCCCAGCAACCGACTGTAATACCATTGTGAAATGGGGCGGATTCACCGCCGGATTATAAAATCCACAGAGCACGGTGCTAATTCCACCAGAATTCATATTCTGGAAGATAAGAGGTCCGAAGCCAAAACTTCTGCCTCTTTCTATATGAAAGAGGCTTTTTTATTCTTATTTTGAATCCGGAGGGGAAAAGAATGACTCAAAACCATTCAAATTTTAAGAGATTGACAAACGAAACAGCTATAACCCTTGCAAAAAAACTTGGGTTGGTCAATGCGGATGCAAGTTTAACATGTAAAGAAATCGGCGATGGAAACTTAAATTATGTTTTTCATATTACAGACACAGTCACAAATAAAGGAATTATAATTAAACAAGCGGTCCCTTATGCCAAGGTACTTGGCGAAAGCTGGCCGCTGACATTGAAAAGAGCTGCGATTGAGGCGAATGCGTTGATTCATTTCAGAAGTTATTGCCCAGAATTCGTACCGCAAGTCTATTATTCTGATGAACAGCTTGCCATCACGGTCATGGAGGATTTATCGCACTTGAAAATCGTTAGAACAGGATTGATCGAAGGAGATTCATATCCATTGCTTTCTCAGCATATTGGTGAATATGTTGCGAAAACGGCATTTTATACATCCGATTATCATTTAGAACCCTCTGCGAAAAAGGAAGTGGCCCGACATTTCACGAATCCCGAACTCTGCAAAATCACTGAGGTCTTTATTTTCACGGATCCATTTTTTGAGGAACTCCCGGGAGATTTCGAGGTGGAATTGACAGATGCCGCCAAAAATATATGGAATGATAAAGAAGTGATCCTTGAGGTCGCTAAGCTGAAACAAAGCTTTGAAACCGAGCAGGAAGCCTTGCTTCATGGTGATTTACATACTGGAAGTATATTTGCAAGTGAAACTGAAACAAAGGTTATCGATCCGGAATTCGCTTTTTATGGTCCAGTTGGTTTTGACCTTGGTCAATACACCGCCAACCTTCTCTTTCAGGCAGTCACACGTAATAGCGCTGGAAAGGAAGAGATTTTCACACACCTTAATGAATTTTGGAATGCCTTTGAAGAAACTTATTCCGAATTATGGGAAGGCCAAAATAAAAGCCCATTTCGCCATGTGAAAGGTTATCTGCCTTATTTACTGACAAAATTCAAAAAAGATGCATTCGGCTTTGCCGGCTGTGAAATGATTCGGCGAACCATCGGACTTTCCCATGTTGCCGATTTGAATGTCATTGAAGATAAAGAAACAAGGATCGCTGCCAAAACGGCTACATTGGAAATTGGTGCTTTATTAATTAAAAAACGAGAAGAATTGGATGTTCCAGCTGTCATTGAAGCGTTGAAGCATCGTACACTGCCATCTTATTCAACCATTTAAAAGGAGACCTGCACATGACAAAGCTAGCACCATTACCTTATTCGGTACAATGGGCTGATTCCCATATTACATTATTAAATCAACAAGCCCTGCCTTCCATAACTGAATTTATTGAACTTCATTCTGTTGATGATGTATATGACAGCATTTTGACATTAAAAGTTCGCGGTGCCCCAGCAATTGGACTGACGGCAGCATTTGGTGTTGCACTTGGTGCCAAACAGGAAACAACCGCTGAATTAGCGGAATTCAAGAAAAATGTAGCGAGGCATATTGAAAAACTCGCCTCTTCACGGCCAACTGCTGTCAACCTTTTTTGGGCGTTAAGGAGGATGGAAAATACCCTGCAAGCTGCGCAAAGCATTTCAACTGCCAAGGAAGCACTTGTATCGGAGGCTAAAGCCATCTTTGCTGAAGATGAAGAAATGTGCAGGAAAATCGGGGAACATGGTTTATCCTTATTCACTAGAGGAGATTCCATTCTAACGCATTGCAACGCTGGGGGAATTGCCACGGCTCGGTATGGCACAGCCTTGGCTCCCTTCCACCTGGCTAAAGAAAAGGACTTTCCGCTAAAAGTGTATGCATGTGAAACAAGGCCTGTCCTGCAAGGGGCGCGTTTGACTGCTTGGGAATTGATGCAAGCGGGGGTGGATGTCACATTAATTTCTGATAATATGGCTGCCCATACGATTCACCAGAAAGGAATAAATGGAATCATCGTCGGTGCCGACAGAATTGCGGCTAATGGAGATACAGCCAATAAAATCGGGACATTGGGATTGGCCATATTAGCCAAGCACTTTGGTATCCCTTTTTACGTGGCCGCACCATCAACTACATTCGACCTTACTCTCGAGTCCGGTACTTCCATCCCGATCGAAGAACGGAATGAAGCGGAAATCACCTTTATTCAAGGTGTTAGGATTGCTCCTGAAAACGTGAAGACTTTCAATCCAGCCTTTGACGTTACACCGAATCATCTAATTACCAGCATCATTACCGAAAATGGCATCATAACACCGGATTTCATTAAAAACATCCCGCTTTTTGTTAAATGATCCAGGTTGCTTTATTGATGATAAAAAACGAGAAGGATTTCGTATCTCTCTCGTTTTTGTGATTATTCTTGCGAGGTCCACAATACAATTTTTATTTTTTGGAAAAGAACTCCTGAAGTGCCTTCTTATTTTTAGTGTAGTCTATTTCCAAAACGGCTCCGGACTGGGGATATATTTCATCATTAAAGCTTCCTTCCACTGGAACCCTTAAGGTTTCGACGGTGTCCGGTGAATGGAAGACGGCTTTTGGACCCATTTCCATTATTGTTTTCAGTCCAATATCTGTATCCAAGTACGAGAGTCCTTGTTCGATTATACTAGGAAGGGCTGCCATCCCTTCGAAGGATGAGATTTGATTTATAAACGCTGTTTTTAATTGAACCATTACTTCTTGTTGACGCTCAACCCTTCCAAAATCACTTTCATCGTCATGTCTAAAACGGACATATTTCAATATTTCCTCCCCATGTAAAACATTTTTACCGACGCTTGCTTGAATGCTCATATCATCAATGATTTCCTGGTCCACATTCACCGCTAGCCCCTCAGGTGCAAGTAAATCGACCATCTTCACGAATCCCTGAAAGTCAATTACCGCTACATGATCGACCTTGACACCAAAGTTTTCCTGTATGGTTTTCTTGAGAAGTTCCCTTCCACCATAATAATAAGCTGCATTTATTTTGTTATATCCTGATTTATTCCCGGGGATTTTCACATAACTATCACGCATAATCGAAGCCAGCTTCAGTTTTTCCTGCTCAGGAAAGTATTTTGCCAGTATAATCGCATCTGATCGAGATTTTTCCTCTCCCCTTGTATCAACACCAATTAACAGAAATGTTTTCACACTTTCCTGGTTCTCTTCTTTGGTTAGTTTTTTTTCCGTACCTGCATTTCCATTTTGTTTGGGTAAAGGGGCATAAGTGCAGCCTGCCAGAATCAAGATCAATAGATATATGAACAATACCTTTTCTTTCATTACCTCACCTCATCGGAAAATTACCCCTATTCTCTGCCTAATATTGGAATCCTATGCATTAAACGACAAAAAAAGCCTGCCAACGATAATCGCTGACAGGCTATTCGGGCAAAATCATTTATTGATTTCTTTCTTTAATACTTCTACCGCCTTTTTCACTTGTGTGTCATTCTTAAGGATTTTCTCCTGGATGACCTGCATCAATTTCACGGTAGTATCATCTTTAATGGTGCCAGTTTCTTTAATTTTTTGTTCCCTTTGGAATGCTGTGACCGCATTCGTTGTTGCTTCATCAAAGAATCCATCTACCTTACCCGGATCATGTCCCGCTTCCTTCAGCATCTCTTCAGCAGCTTTCACTTCACTCG
This window contains:
- the mtnK gene encoding S-methyl-5-thioribose kinase; translation: MTQNHSNFKRLTNETAITLAKKLGLVNADASLTCKEIGDGNLNYVFHITDTVTNKGIIIKQAVPYAKVLGESWPLTLKRAAIEANALIHFRSYCPEFVPQVYYSDEQLAITVMEDLSHLKIVRTGLIEGDSYPLLSQHIGEYVAKTAFYTSDYHLEPSAKKEVARHFTNPELCKITEVFIFTDPFFEELPGDFEVELTDAAKNIWNDKEVILEVAKLKQSFETEQEALLHGDLHTGSIFASETETKVIDPEFAFYGPVGFDLGQYTANLLFQAVTRNSAGKEEIFTHLNEFWNAFEETYSELWEGQNKSPFRHVKGYLPYLLTKFKKDAFGFAGCEMIRRTIGLSHVADLNVIEDKETRIAAKTATLEIGALLIKKREELDVPAVIEALKHRTLPSYSTI
- the mtnA gene encoding S-methyl-5-thioribose-1-phosphate isomerase — translated: MTKLAPLPYSVQWADSHITLLNQQALPSITEFIELHSVDDVYDSILTLKVRGAPAIGLTAAFGVALGAKQETTAELAEFKKNVARHIEKLASSRPTAVNLFWALRRMENTLQAAQSISTAKEALVSEAKAIFAEDEEMCRKIGEHGLSLFTRGDSILTHCNAGGIATARYGTALAPFHLAKEKDFPLKVYACETRPVLQGARLTAWELMQAGVDVTLISDNMAAHTIHQKGINGIIVGADRIAANGDTANKIGTLGLAILAKHFGIPFYVAAPSTTFDLTLESGTSIPIEERNEAEITFIQGVRIAPENVKTFNPAFDVTPNHLITSIITENGIITPDFIKNIPLFVK
- a CDS encoding LCP family protein, with product MKEKVLFIYLLILILAGCTYAPLPKQNGNAGTEKKLTKEENQESVKTFLLIGVDTRGEEKSRSDAIILAKYFPEQEKLKLASIMRDSYVKIPGNKSGYNKINAAYYYGGRELLKKTIQENFGVKVDHVAVIDFQGFVKMVDLLAPEGLAVNVDQEIIDDMSIQASVGKNVLHGEEILKYVRFRHDDESDFGRVERQQEVMVQLKTAFINQISSFEGMAALPSIIEQGLSYLDTDIGLKTIMEMGPKAVFHSPDTVETLRVPVEGSFNDEIYPQSGAVLEIDYTKNKKALQEFFSKK